GCTGGAGCTGCTCTCGGCCTTGCGCTGTCCCCTGGCACAAACTGTCCTCATCGGGGTGCTCTTGTACTCGCCAATGTTCTATTGTTTCTGGCTGGAGGCCTTAGGGCAGCTCTCTTTCTAATTGACCCCTATGGCACACGGAAATTCCTCCCTCGCCCTGCAGTTACGGCTCTCTACAACTTGCCTCTACACCTGCTGGTGTGGACACAGGCTTCCCTGGCACTGCTGGCATTGAGGGTGGCAGGAGTAAGTGTGTTACCTCCAACTTTGGAGCGTCCTCCTCTGGTGGCTGTGTTGGCTGTGTTGCAGTGTACCCTGCTGCTGGCAGCTGATCTGCTTTCCCCAGCCCTGTCCCCTGTGGTGCCTGTCACCCTACAGGTCCTGTCCCTGTGCTGGGGCCTAGCTCTCTGTCTGGGCTTCCTGTGCTATGTCTTTCCACGTATACGCTGCCCTCCCATTCCCCACCCTGGAGTCCCTGAAGAGGCTGGGAGGAAGGCTTGGACAGGGAGCAGGAGGATAGGGGTGATCCTGGGGAGAGTGCTGGCAGTATGTGCAGTTCTGGGGGCATTGTGCTGTGGGCTCCATGTTCATGCCACCTTATGGCTCTATGGACTGCTAGGGAGCTGGACGAGCTTCAACTGGGGATGGTGGCTGGTGCACTTCTGGGCCCGGCTCCTGGAGCTGTCCTGGGGGTTCTCCCTCCTACTCCTGGGTTCCTGGGTATTCTGGAGGCCTCAGGGTTGCCGGGGAAGGGAGGAGGGTGGCTCACATGGCAGAGCAGCAGGAGACCTGCCGTCCCCTGGCCAATCTGTAGGCTCCACTCAAAGACATACTTGCTGGTCCAAGATAGTCCAGAGCCTGAGGGGGAAGCCCTGTAGAAAGTCTGACAGTAATggggtgggaggaggaggaggaccagGGGAGGTGCCTAACAACTGGGCTGGCCAGGAGCGTCCTGGAGCTGACATCAGCAAGAGTCTGATTAGGAACCAGAACCATGAGCAGGCTGCTGCTCAGCCACGCTGCGTCAAAGACAGCAACCGGGGACGCAACAATAGGGGCCACTCTGCAGAACGAGGCATATCTGATGGCTCCACAGGCTCCCTGCTGAGACTGCAGGCGCTGGGCCGGCCTCCACAGCGCTCAGTGAGTGGCAGTCTGGATCAGGATAGGGACACATCCCTGTCACTTTATGAGTTTGATCTGCGGCCCCCATCTCCCATTGACCTGACCCGCAGCATTGATGAGGCTCTGCACAGGGAGCACTTGATCGTAGGAGGGAGCTTGTTTCATCCTTTGAACCCAGCCTCACAGTCCCCCTCCCCGGGCTCAGGGGTCAGCCAGGGGCCCTGGCTCCGCAGGAACAGTGATCCTCAGCTGCTTTCTGAGAGCAGCGATGCCCCATCAGAGTCTTCCATGCCTTTGGGGGGCAGTGTTCTCAGCAGTGTGCCTAGCAGGCAGGTGACTGCTCCCCCCACGCCCTCCCACCAGGGTCACCGGTGGGCTGGGAACTCGGCAGGAAGTGTCCCTTCATCAGTGTCCTGTCCTGTGTCACTTCGTCCCTCCAGAACATCAACAGGGCATCTGGGGGAGGATGGAGTGGATGACACACGGCCATTCATCACCCCGGACTCAGAAAGGGTGCGGGGGAGGGCTGGGAGGCCGGTGGGGTCACGGAGTTACCTGGAGGTCAGCCGACATGACGACTCTGCCAGTGTCAGCAGTGAAATTATTGATCTATGAACTAAAACTTGGACATGAGGACCAATGGccacacacatcaaacacacccaTTTAACAAATACTGTTCCGAACCAAGACTTCAACAAATATTGTGAAAATTTGATCATTAAACTGCCTAAAAATGAACTAATTTTTAGAAgaaggaaaatatttaaaagtgtATCTGGGTGATGACCTTAAAGGATATCACCTAGTTGCCTTTTACCTTGTTAAAGGGTTTAATAACTGTGTTTGTGGAACAGATATGGTATACTTTTTTACTCTGGGAGTAAAACTGGGAGAAACAGCACAGATAAACAACACAGCACACTCATAactctttccatttctttctcacacatacattatctccctctctttcttgtcgtgtttttctgtcaaacaCGCACCTGCATAACACTGGTATAACTTCAAGTACACTGGGACCATATATACATTTCAACAAGTCTTGAGAATGGCTCTTTAGCAGGTCCCTACTTGCGACTGGTGTTAAATTTGTAATTGTGATGAATTTCAAATTCCCACAATGTTTGAAATCCATAAA
This sequence is a window from Siniperca chuatsi isolate FFG_IHB_CAS linkage group LG10, ASM2008510v1, whole genome shotgun sequence. Protein-coding genes within it:
- the LOC122883362 gene encoding proline-rich transmembrane protein 3 yields the protein MAPVSLLFLGFLLSLLYPSDAQTIIGSSSSFSPLDLPINSSPKPTKQTARFWPSLPPRGRSDVPIRATIQDRLTTTNAVQQGQRISHPTEQSTSFISAFSTQNLSNGPILTQPTASRPRTDTASLAFSRAFAKGDATTKGSTPPLPTLPSIAVAESAGDKPVTAVNPEEESAKEAEDDDLQGLGSGSIPTVMLVKEESPVPPPTVGNEMAQYQPQAQTAISKVSDVKTPPLDSQTVKPHLFALTTASKIFLMPQTTTETRATLSPVVTQATPRTVVLTGELTVNTLSTVHRVTPKQDSAAVTLPQPMTTPAGSIDKESQTAGQSVTDQSSSLSNTTTQQVTTTSTTSILTTKEETLKISSKTTNQPNKTAQLGRNTASTTSQSSRTGTSSFLTTGVVPVTRTRLSPTYKAGIGQRNRSILLGHPHQAPHSTSNPAPSSSASPSPNGTLLYWGDLSRTLAFAWELHVYGSASLFLLLFAGAALGLALSPGTNCPHRGALVLANVLLFLAGGLRAALFLIDPYGTRKFLPRPAVTALYNLPLHLLVWTQASLALLALRVAGVSVLPPTLERPPLVAVLAVLQCTLLLAADLLSPALSPVVPVTLQVLSLCWGLALCLGFLCYVFPRIRCPPIPHPGVPEEAGRKAWTGSRRIGVILGRVLAVCAVLGALCCGLHVHATLWLYGLLGSWTSFNWGWWLVHFWARLLELSWGFSLLLLGSWVFWRPQGCRGREEGGSHGRAAGDLPSPGQSVGSTQRHTCWSKIVQSLRGKPCRKSDSNGVGGGGGPGEVPNNWAGQERPGADISKSLIRNQNHEQAAAQPRCVKDSNRGRNNRGHSAERGISDGSTGSLLRLQALGRPPQRSVSGSLDQDRDTSLSLYEFDLRPPSPIDLTRSIDEALHREHLIVGGSLFHPLNPASQSPSPGSGVSQGPWLRRNSDPQLLSESSDAPSESSMPLGGSVLSSVPSRQVTAPPTPSHQGHRWAGNSAGSVPSSVSCPVSLRPSRTSTGHLGEDGVDDTRPFITPDSERVRGRAGRPVGSRSYLEVSRHDDSASVSSEIIDL